Proteins from a genomic interval of Onychostoma macrolepis isolate SWU-2019 chromosome 17, ASM1243209v1, whole genome shotgun sequence:
- the LOC131523399 gene encoding CUB and zona pellucida-like domain-containing protein 1 codes for MMNGYVSYTNNVRASQSQSGELTQSGQPPFLLRMGCRMKPDTMVQIFYKARENNNASIQERMLQCQHWNFNQQIYGSPYEVDLNQLLYVQVELNRPDNSLDLFLDTCVASPNPNDFKNRFYDLLCNGCPRDNTYYSYTSGEHYYAQFSFQAFKFLWTHAYVYLQFKGLRWS; via the exons ATGATGAATGGTTATGTGTCCTACACCAACAATGTGCGGGCCTCTCAGTCTCAATCAGGTGAACTCACTCAATCAGGTCAGCCACCGTTCCTGCTACGCATGGGCTGCCGAATGAAGCCGGACACCATGGTGCAGATATTTTACAAGGCCAGGGAGAACAACAATGCCAGCATCCAGGAACGGATGCTTCAATGCCAGCATTGGAATTTCAACCAACAAATTTATGGCTCTCCATATGAGGTGGACCTGAATCAGCTTCTGTATGTTCAGGTTGAACTAAACAGGCCTGACAACAGTCTGGATCTCTTCCTGGACACTTGTGTAGCGTCTCCAAATCCCAATGACTTCAAAAATCGCTTCTATGACCTGCTGTGTAATGG ATGTCCCAGAGACAACACATATTATTCCTACACCAGTGGTGAACACTACTATGCTCAGTTCAGTTTCCAGGCTTTCAAGTTCCTCTGGACTCACGCCTATGTGTACCTGCAGTTTAAG GGACTTCGATGGTCGTGA